Proteins encoded by one window of Teretinema zuelzerae:
- a CDS encoding diguanylate cyclase domain-containing protein, translating to MNTSHAPVRLGLQINEIDSGYSKALVESLRDLCASEKISLIVFSGRAYGWPFGFEYQNTAIFSHISPASCDALVVASGTQCNFITREEFFQTFSHRSDLPRVSMSVVLTDTPSIVIDNETGFRAVIEHILEVHGCKRVAVLCGPQDNPDSVSRLLTLHQILRERGLSIRMEDLFRGDFSYESGYAVGARLCPPDFSGTLPFDAVVAFNDLMALGLMRRFAEAGIRVPEDIVVTGFDDVVRAHYSEPSLTTVRQNLTELGSLAGRLALSMIRGEQVPLVSMLPTEAKFRQSCGCIARDDYQHDAKLADGSMLLWPDSLLRDMGLERFTLEDDLVHLRQYLAFLQTADSIEAVAQSLRADLESFNIKSAALVLFSDPVVNKKEDRFILPASANLILHYDETVQGNGYSGERLINPAEGMLPGGWFSPRPRMLVATSLYHRDNQLGYLVYEPGDRTPAIYEALSVQLSAVIYSTWLFASKKNAEERLRDTLRDLESINRRLDTLSRQDDLTGLLNRRGFMDAAGELFSSSRSRSQNFMLFALDLDGLKKINDSFGHDSGDRAIQGVGDVLRRVFRTADVLARIGGDEFAVAALDPGGQLSSKIDQRIRAALEDWNTAADVPFVLDFSYGYVSVQPEGINLDDLISRADAGMYRQKAEKKKNRE from the coding sequence ATGAACACCTCTCATGCCCCTGTCCGGCTCGGCCTGCAGATAAACGAAATCGATTCAGGATACTCGAAGGCTCTTGTCGAGAGCCTTCGGGATCTCTGTGCGTCCGAGAAAATCTCTTTGATCGTTTTTTCCGGCCGCGCCTATGGATGGCCGTTCGGATTCGAGTATCAGAATACGGCGATATTTTCCCATATTTCTCCGGCTTCCTGCGACGCCCTGGTCGTAGCCTCCGGGACCCAGTGCAATTTCATCACCCGCGAAGAGTTCTTTCAAACCTTTTCGCACCGCTCTGATCTGCCCCGCGTGAGCATGTCGGTCGTCCTGACCGATACGCCGAGCATCGTTATCGACAATGAAACCGGGTTTCGCGCGGTTATAGAGCATATACTCGAGGTTCACGGATGCAAACGCGTCGCGGTGCTGTGCGGACCTCAGGATAATCCCGATTCCGTCAGCAGATTGTTGACTCTTCATCAGATTCTTCGCGAACGGGGCCTCTCCATACGGATGGAAGATCTTTTCCGCGGGGATTTTTCGTATGAATCGGGCTATGCGGTCGGCGCTCGCTTGTGCCCGCCGGATTTTTCAGGAACTCTTCCCTTCGACGCGGTCGTCGCTTTCAACGATCTGATGGCCCTGGGCTTGATGCGGCGCTTCGCCGAGGCTGGAATACGGGTTCCTGAAGACATTGTCGTCACCGGTTTCGACGATGTCGTGCGCGCTCATTATTCCGAACCTTCTCTGACTACAGTGCGGCAAAATCTGACGGAACTCGGATCTCTCGCCGGAAGATTGGCTCTCTCGATGATCAGGGGCGAACAGGTTCCCCTGGTGAGCATGCTGCCGACCGAGGCGAAATTCCGGCAATCTTGCGGATGCATCGCGCGCGACGATTATCAGCATGACGCGAAGCTTGCAGACGGCTCGATGCTGCTCTGGCCCGATTCATTATTGCGTGATATGGGCCTTGAGCGCTTTACGCTCGAGGACGATCTGGTGCATTTGCGGCAGTATCTGGCTTTTTTGCAAACTGCCGATTCCATCGAAGCCGTTGCGCAATCCCTGCGCGCGGATCTAGAATCTTTCAATATAAAGAGCGCCGCGCTGGTGCTGTTTTCCGATCCCGTCGTCAATAAAAAAGAAGACCGTTTCATCCTTCCGGCGAGCGCAAACCTGATCCTGCATTATGATGAAACGGTGCAGGGCAACGGGTATTCCGGAGAGCGGCTGATCAATCCTGCGGAAGGAATGCTGCCGGGCGGCTGGTTTTCCCCGCGCCCCCGGATGCTGGTTGCGACCTCCCTGTATCATCGGGACAATCAACTGGGGTACCTCGTGTACGAGCCGGGAGACAGGACGCCCGCGATCTATGAAGCATTGAGCGTTCAGCTTTCGGCGGTGATATATTCTACCTGGCTGTTCGCCAGCAAAAAGAACGCGGAAGAGCGGCTCCGCGATACGCTGAGGGATTTGGAATCGATCAACCGCAGGCTCGATACCCTTTCAAGGCAGGACGATTTGACCGGCTTGCTCAACCGGAGAGGCTTCATGGACGCGGCCGGAGAGCTGTTCTCATCCTCGCGCTCCCGCTCGCAGAATTTTATGCTGTTCGCCCTCGATCTCGACGGTTTAAAAAAAATAAACGATTCGTTCGGCCATGACTCCGGCGATCGCGCTATTCAGGGCGTTGGGGATGTTCTGCGCCGGGTTTTCAGAACCGCGGATGTGCTTGCCCGCATCGGCGGCGATGAATTCGCCGTCGCCGCTCTGGATCCCGGCGGGCAGCTTTCGTCGAAAATCGATCAGCGAATCCGGGCTGCGCTGGAAGACTGGAATACTGCCGCCGATGTTCCCTTTGTGCTGGATTTCAGCTACGGCTATGTTTCCGTTCAGCCGGAAGGAATAAATCTGGATGATTTAATATCTCGGGCCGACGCAGGAATGTATCGGCAAAAAGCGGAAAAAAAGAAAAATAGGGAATAA
- a CDS encoding ABC transporter substrate-binding protein gives MHVDPFLGFKPHRAGCAFFFFFQILFLAGCVQKPIKIGMICGLSGSNADLGEAGRNGAMLAAEMINSNPDPKAPKIDLFIRDDKNDPDQAIGAANELIDEKVEVIVGPLSTSMVEAVLTVTEPRNLLVLTPTASALQFVGKDDYLFKMNSSTRDNTEDYADFMLSKRNHRKAALLIDQQNKSFAESWASEFARAFVSSGGAIAGEVRFDGRETQAHSKAAEELLKFKPDVLILIAHSVDVARFSQQVRKIDPGIPLIAAEWAGTQQLIELGGKAVQGLEVLQTYDKFDASPAYAAFLEAYVSRFGSEPSYSSIMSFEAMTIAYQALANKAGNEDLRGSIARNSPYQGLQQEIRFDRYGDSRRKAFFVTVDGNDYIPAL, from the coding sequence ATGCATGTTGATCCATTTCTGGGGTTCAAACCTCATCGGGCCGGGTGCGCTTTTTTCTTTTTTTTCCAGATCCTCTTTCTTGCCGGGTGCGTTCAAAAACCGATAAAGATCGGCATGATATGCGGACTATCCGGCTCGAACGCCGACCTCGGAGAAGCGGGAAGAAACGGCGCGATGCTCGCCGCGGAAATGATCAATTCGAATCCCGACCCCAAAGCCCCGAAAATCGATTTATTTATTCGCGACGATAAAAACGACCCCGATCAGGCAATCGGCGCGGCGAACGAACTTATCGACGAAAAAGTCGAAGTAATCGTCGGTCCGCTCAGCACGTCCATGGTGGAAGCGGTGCTTACCGTGACCGAACCCCGGAACCTCCTGGTGCTCACTCCGACCGCATCGGCCCTCCAATTCGTGGGGAAAGACGATTATCTCTTCAAGATGAATTCCAGCACCCGGGATAACACGGAAGATTACGCGGATTTCATGCTTTCAAAAAGAAACCACCGCAAAGCAGCGCTCCTCATCGACCAGCAAAATAAATCCTTCGCCGAAAGCTGGGCTTCGGAATTCGCCCGCGCTTTCGTCTCTTCGGGAGGAGCAATCGCCGGTGAAGTCCGCTTCGACGGACGCGAGACTCAAGCGCATTCAAAAGCTGCGGAAGAATTGTTGAAATTCAAGCCCGATGTTCTCATCCTTATCGCCCACTCCGTCGATGTCGCGCGGTTTTCGCAGCAAGTCCGAAAGATCGATCCCGGCATTCCGCTGATCGCGGCCGAATGGGCGGGAACCCAGCAGCTCATCGAATTGGGAGGGAAGGCCGTGCAGGGGCTGGAAGTGCTGCAAACGTACGACAAATTCGATGCGTCGCCCGCCTACGCCGCTTTTCTGGAAGCCTACGTGAGCCGATTCGGATCGGAGCCGAGCTATTCTAGCATCATGAGCTTCGAGGCGATGACGATCGCATATCAGGCGCTTGCAAACAAAGCCGGGAACGAGGATTTGCGCGGATCAATCGCGAGGAACAGCCCGTATCAGGGGCTCCAGCAGGAAATTCGCTTCGACCGGTACGGAGACAGCAGGAGAAAGGCGTTCTTCGTAACTGTCGACGGCAACGACTACATTCCAGCTCTATGA
- a CDS encoding sensor histidine kinase, with protein sequence MKKKPLFRFREFLILMVSATTILTLVVSGVFIYQTRKASITADTIRKAQRSSIDLSRRVETLLSGIEQSLIPLIASSLYIDDSQTAEIVNSIMNSQPLVRAVYCIDGTGRTFATGTRTDTNPLRPDFLGIDFSYNPVYLKLLLDYEAVWSDKFVSVFSGDTCIAVGVRVGPHSAIAEVALESLRKLVMEASDEAEQVWVIDRRGELVVDTVHKGRSGIVNVGSIPEFSYIAQGLSLPRLVAIEDKFYHPAVARSIKLGWIFISAIPAGFNNPEIRTMLVNMLFFALAFIFAALCTLPLWTHRLSVQVKKLHSLASGIAEGKAPAAEEIGSIFEFRELADILIAMYRQVSLRQDELTALNQRLEERVQERTLALEERNNELMAAMENRKRMQNLLVETEKQAALGRLVAGVAHELNTPIGNALMAVSSLEEDHEKFAARIAAGIKKTELEKILSDTREGLVIAQRNLQKAGELINSFKHVASDQTSSIRRRFTLDETLREVLLTIQPMLKRTRHALQTDINPSIELDSFPGVLDQIITNLITNALAHAWDEGEKGTISISAHPYKAGVRINVSDNGKGMDEEVARYIMEPFYTTKMGSGGTGLGLHIAHNAAVHILGGELTFTTAVQIGTTFFLDIPLAAPILDPAQ encoded by the coding sequence ATGAAAAAAAAGCCCCTCTTCCGCTTCAGGGAATTTCTCATTCTGATGGTCAGCGCCACGACGATCCTCACGCTTGTTGTTTCCGGCGTATTCATCTATCAAACCAGAAAGGCCTCGATTACAGCCGATACGATACGGAAGGCGCAGCGATCCTCGATTGACCTCTCGCGGAGGGTGGAGACCCTCCTTTCCGGCATTGAACAAAGCCTCATACCGCTGATCGCCAGCAGCCTATATATAGATGACAGTCAAACGGCAGAAATCGTCAATTCGATCATGAACAGCCAGCCGCTGGTCCGCGCGGTCTACTGCATCGACGGGACGGGACGCACCTTCGCGACCGGAACCCGCACGGACACGAACCCCTTGCGCCCGGACTTTCTCGGCATCGACTTTTCCTATAATCCTGTCTATCTCAAATTGCTACTGGACTATGAAGCCGTCTGGAGCGATAAATTCGTATCGGTTTTTTCAGGAGACACCTGCATAGCCGTCGGAGTCCGCGTCGGCCCCCATTCGGCGATAGCGGAAGTCGCCCTTGAATCGCTGAGAAAACTGGTTATGGAGGCTTCAGACGAGGCTGAGCAGGTGTGGGTAATCGACCGTCGGGGCGAACTGGTCGTAGACACGGTTCATAAAGGACGGTCCGGCATCGTCAATGTGGGAAGCATCCCCGAATTCTCGTACATAGCTCAAGGCCTTTCTTTGCCGCGGCTGGTTGCCATCGAAGACAAATTCTATCATCCGGCAGTTGCGCGTTCGATAAAACTTGGCTGGATATTCATCTCTGCGATACCGGCGGGATTCAATAATCCCGAAATCCGGACAATGCTGGTAAACATGCTTTTTTTCGCCTTGGCGTTCATCTTCGCGGCCTTATGCACCTTGCCGCTATGGACCCATCGGCTCTCGGTGCAAGTTAAAAAGCTTCATTCATTGGCCTCGGGGATCGCAGAGGGCAAAGCGCCTGCCGCCGAAGAAATCGGCAGCATTTTCGAATTCAGAGAACTTGCGGATATACTCATCGCCATGTATCGACAGGTTTCCTTGCGCCAGGATGAACTCACCGCATTGAATCAGAGGCTGGAAGAACGCGTTCAGGAACGAACGCTTGCCCTGGAAGAGAGAAACAACGAACTGATGGCCGCGATGGAAAACCGTAAGCGGATGCAGAATTTGTTGGTGGAAACCGAAAAACAGGCGGCCCTGGGACGTCTGGTGGCGGGCGTAGCGCATGAACTGAATACGCCGATCGGAAATGCGCTCATGGCGGTATCCAGCCTCGAGGAAGACCATGAAAAATTCGCCGCCCGCATCGCAGCCGGAATTAAGAAAACAGAGCTGGAAAAGATTCTTTCCGACACGCGGGAGGGTTTGGTAATCGCTCAGCGAAATCTGCAAAAGGCCGGAGAGCTGATAAACAGCTTCAAGCATGTCGCAAGCGACCAGACAAGCTCGATCAGGAGAAGATTCACCCTCGACGAAACTCTGCGCGAGGTGCTTCTCACCATTCAACCGATGCTCAAACGAACGCGCCATGCCCTGCAGACGGACATCAACCCGTCCATCGAACTGGACAGCTTTCCGGGAGTTCTTGATCAAATCATCACAAATCTCATTACAAACGCCCTTGCGCACGCATGGGACGAAGGAGAAAAAGGGACCATCTCAATATCGGCGCATCCCTACAAGGCAGGGGTGCGCATCAATGTTTCAGACAACGGCAAGGGAATGGACGAAGAAGTTGCACGGTACATAATGGAACCGTTTTATACAACCAAGATGGGATCTGGAGGAACCGGACTCGGACTTCACATCGCTCATAACGCTGCGGTTCATATTCTCGGCGGAGAACTGACGTTCACAACGGCCGTGCAAATCGGAACAACCTTCTTCCTCGATATTCCGCTGGCCGCCCCGATACTGGATCCCGCCCAGTGA
- a CDS encoding O-acetylhomoserine aminocarboxypropyltransferase/cysteine synthase family protein, whose translation MKIETQCLHEGYEPGNGEPRALPIYQSTTFTYDSTEHIGKLFDLAAEGHMYSRISNPTVDCVERKIAALEGGVGALLTSSGQAATLIAVLNICSAGDHIIASSSIYGGTFNLLDVTLRRYGIECSFIDPENGDAAIEALFRANTKLVFGETIANPAITVFDIERFAKLAHRNGVPLVVDNTFATPVLCRPFEFGADIVIHSTTKYMDGHAVQIGGVIVDSGNFCWTAERFPGLTEPDSSYHGVAYTRDFGRAAYITKARVQLMRDLGASPTAMGAFLLNLGLETLPLRMERHCANAERIAAYLSTHQKVEFVKYPKLPGNAYYERAMKYLPLGASGVIAFSIRGGRERAVRFMDALTLASNVVHVADIRTCVLHPASATHRQMTDAQLEAAGITPGLIRLSVGLEHIDDILADIAQALEQA comes from the coding sequence ATGAAAATCGAAACACAATGTTTGCATGAGGGTTATGAACCGGGCAACGGAGAGCCTCGAGCTCTTCCGATATATCAGAGCACGACCTTTACCTATGATTCTACGGAACATATAGGAAAGCTCTTTGATCTGGCCGCCGAAGGCCATATGTATTCCCGCATCTCAAATCCGACGGTGGACTGCGTGGAACGAAAAATCGCCGCTCTCGAAGGCGGAGTCGGAGCCTTGCTGACCTCATCCGGCCAGGCGGCGACCCTGATCGCCGTTTTAAATATCTGCAGCGCCGGAGACCATATTATCGCGTCTTCTTCCATTTATGGAGGTACCTTTAATCTGCTGGACGTAACGCTCAGGCGCTACGGGATCGAGTGCTCCTTCATAGATCCGGAAAACGGAGACGCGGCGATCGAAGCCCTCTTCCGTGCGAACACCAAACTCGTATTCGGCGAGACGATCGCGAATCCTGCTATAACCGTATTCGATATTGAGCGCTTTGCGAAGTTAGCCCACCGGAACGGGGTTCCCCTCGTCGTCGACAACACCTTCGCGACGCCGGTTCTCTGCCGCCCGTTCGAGTTCGGCGCCGATATTGTGATCCACTCCACCACGAAATACATGGACGGACACGCGGTACAGATCGGCGGCGTGATTGTCGACAGCGGAAATTTCTGCTGGACGGCGGAACGGTTTCCCGGACTTACGGAGCCGGATTCTTCGTATCACGGCGTAGCGTACACCCGCGACTTCGGCCGGGCGGCTTATATCACGAAGGCTCGCGTTCAGTTGATGCGCGATCTCGGAGCGAGCCCCACCGCCATGGGCGCGTTTTTGTTGAACCTTGGCCTTGAAACGCTCCCTCTTCGCATGGAGAGGCATTGCGCCAACGCGGAAAGAATCGCGGCCTATCTTTCGACCCACCAAAAGGTTGAATTTGTAAAGTATCCCAAGCTTCCTGGAAACGCATATTACGAGAGGGCCATGAAGTATCTCCCTCTCGGCGCAAGCGGCGTTATCGCATTTTCCATCCGGGGCGGACGGGAGCGGGCGGTGCGCTTCATGGACGCTTTGACGCTGGCGTCGAACGTAGTCCATGTGGCGGATATCAGAACCTGCGTGCTGCACCCTGCCAGCGCAACGCATCGTCAGATGACGGACGCTCAGCTCGAAGCCGCCGGAATAACCCCGGGGCTTATACGATTATCAGTGGGATTGGAACATATCGACGATATTCTCGCTGATATAGCGCAGGCTCTGGAACAAGCGTAA
- a CDS encoding bifunctional diguanylate cyclase/phosphodiesterase, whose product MSEERIVFLKEEETDPIESDYPQGFSADDHCCWDILIVDDDPDVHDATVFALKGLLVFDRELRFHHAYSAKEALSVIAQNPGIALILLDAVMETEDAGLAIVKAIRDDLGRDDVRIILRTGQPGQVPELETITRYDINDYKTKSELTRTKLMTSVIAALRSWTQIRRIGKSRRGLEKIVEASNELLQEQGLQRFADGVITQMAGLFDLEPEGIVCVMDPGTGWALSDALPGSECCIIAAAGQYRRYINKNLGELQNREISESIFASLRNRRNIIGEKSLTVFFGEASGTAFATWIASPVPLKDLDTHLLEVFCSNISICANNITLVNRLKEQAWIDPGLQMPNLPALVEKMKTILAQEGERPLTLCILDIDGFNQINEILGYEYGDEILRALVARLREFLPPETFAARVASDVFALIGAPETFSQSLLKKISLMPIQTPDGERTLSISASLTSIDSTDGNASTHLRNGFIALKRAKSEGIGQIVRYSGSIGTETRERIRLLHELKGAFAAHKLFLVFQPQYMMPERKIFCCEALLRWKNDEGEFIPPDTFIPLAEQAGLIVPMGIWILRSALAALKTIHQAGFPDIKIAVNVSAVQMRHQDFLSELDLALEETGIDPRHLELEITEFISIIGIDNVLHLLNEIRSRGISLAIDDFGTGYSSLASIDKWPIHRIKIDKSFIKHLDDAEEKARLVDLLISLADRLSLNILAEGVETQSQFDRLLELGCQEIQGFLLSTPLGLEDLIRLLQKGVADAC is encoded by the coding sequence ATGAGCGAAGAGCGCATCGTTTTTCTCAAAGAGGAAGAAACCGATCCCATAGAGAGCGATTATCCGCAGGGCTTTTCCGCGGACGACCATTGCTGCTGGGATATCCTGATCGTCGACGACGATCCGGACGTCCACGACGCAACCGTGTTCGCGCTGAAGGGCCTGCTCGTATTCGATCGAGAACTCCGCTTCCATCATGCTTATTCGGCAAAGGAAGCTCTCTCGGTAATCGCACAAAACCCGGGCATCGCCCTGATCCTGCTCGACGCGGTGATGGAAACAGAAGACGCGGGACTCGCCATCGTAAAGGCGATCCGGGATGATCTGGGACGGGACGACGTGAGGATCATCCTTCGCACGGGTCAGCCGGGACAGGTCCCCGAGCTTGAAACCATCACGCGATACGACATCAACGATTATAAAACTAAAAGCGAACTGACAAGAACGAAGCTGATGACATCGGTCATCGCGGCGTTGCGGTCCTGGACTCAAATACGGCGCATCGGAAAAAGCAGGAGAGGGCTGGAAAAAATCGTGGAAGCCAGCAACGAACTCCTGCAGGAACAGGGGCTTCAGCGATTCGCGGACGGAGTAATCACTCAGATGGCGGGATTGTTCGACCTGGAGCCGGAAGGCATTGTCTGCGTGATGGATCCGGGAACAGGATGGGCGTTGTCCGATGCGCTGCCCGGATCAGAGTGCTGCATAATCGCCGCCGCGGGCCAATACCGCAGATACATCAACAAAAATCTCGGCGAACTGCAGAACAGGGAAATATCGGAGTCGATCTTCGCATCGCTGAGAAACAGGCGAAACATCATAGGGGAAAAAAGTTTGACTGTTTTTTTCGGCGAAGCCTCCGGAACCGCGTTCGCAACCTGGATAGCTTCTCCGGTGCCCCTGAAAGACCTCGACACACACCTTCTGGAAGTGTTTTGCTCGAACATATCGATCTGCGCAAACAATATTACCCTGGTGAACCGGCTCAAGGAGCAGGCATGGATCGACCCCGGCCTTCAAATGCCGAATCTTCCGGCCCTTGTCGAAAAAATGAAAACCATACTAGCTCAGGAAGGCGAACGCCCGCTGACCCTGTGCATACTGGATATCGACGGCTTCAATCAAATAAACGAAATACTCGGATATGAATACGGGGATGAAATATTGCGCGCGCTCGTCGCGCGTCTCCGCGAGTTCCTGCCTCCGGAAACGTTCGCCGCGCGCGTCGCCTCCGACGTATTCGCGCTCATCGGCGCTCCGGAAACCTTCTCGCAGTCCTTGCTCAAAAAGATCTCCCTCATGCCCATCCAGACGCCCGACGGAGAGAGAACGCTTTCCATATCGGCAAGCCTCACCTCGATCGACTCAACGGACGGAAACGCGTCAACCCATCTGCGGAACGGCTTTATCGCCCTCAAGCGCGCAAAATCGGAAGGAATCGGCCAGATAGTCCGATACTCGGGAAGCATCGGAACTGAGACGAGAGAGAGAATACGCCTTTTGCACGAGCTCAAGGGGGCGTTCGCCGCTCACAAGCTTTTTCTCGTGTTCCAGCCCCAGTACATGATGCCTGAACGGAAGATTTTCTGCTGCGAGGCCCTGCTTCGATGGAAAAACGACGAAGGCGAGTTCATTCCGCCGGATACATTCATTCCCCTTGCCGAACAGGCAGGGCTCATCGTTCCCATGGGCATCTGGATTCTGCGCAGCGCGCTCGCGGCGCTTAAAACCATCCATCAAGCGGGATTTCCGGATATAAAAATAGCGGTGAATGTTTCCGCTGTTCAGATGAGGCATCAGGATTTCCTCTCTGAACTGGACCTCGCATTGGAAGAAACCGGAATCGATCCGCGGCATCTCGAGCTGGAAATCACGGAATTCATCTCGATAATCGGAATAGACAACGTGCTGCATCTGCTGAACGAAATCCGGAGCCGCGGAATATCCCTGGCGATCGACGATTTCGGAACGGGCTATTCGTCTCTCGCCTCGATAGACAAATGGCCGATACACCGCATTAAAATCGACAAGTCCTTCATCAAACACCTGGACGACGCAGAGGAAAAAGCGCGCCTGGTCGATCTTCTTATTTCCCTTGCGGACAGGCTTTCACTCAACATCCTTGCGGAAGGCGTCGAAACTCAAAGCCAGTTCGACCGACTCCTTGAACTCGGCTGTCAGGAAATTCAAGGGTTCCTGCTGTCCACGCCGCTCGGTCTCGAAGATCTCATACGTCTGTTGCAAAAGGGAGTCGCGGATGCATGTTGA
- the ettA gene encoding energy-dependent translational throttle protein EttA codes for MAKTTDDKKIIYTMDRVSRSHGTKQVLKDISLSYFYGAKIGVLGLNGSGKSSLLRILAGTDTEFTGETSCAPGYSIGFLEQEPHLESGKTVKEVVSEGVKETMDLLAEFDAINEAFGDPDCDMDKLMDRQAKVQEKLDACNAWELDSQLELAMDALRCPPADQIVDVLSGGERRRVALCRLLLQKPDILLLDEPTNHLDAETVAWLERHLQAYEGTIIAVTHDRYFLDNVAGWILELDRGEGIPWKGNYSSWLDQKSKRLAQEEKGESDRRKQLERELEWISMSPKGRHAKSKARINQYEKLLSEEGKEKIKDTKISIPAGPRLGNLVIEVNDLSKSYGDRLLFDKLSFLVPPGAIVGIIGPNGAGKTTLFKLIAGAAGQEVPTGGPNGETGIVKPDSGTIRLGDTVKLTYVDQMRGKLDPNKTVYEQLSGGYDVIKLGAMDANGRPVNGPIREVNARAYCTWFNFSGADQSRKVGVLSGGERNRLNLAMMVKEAANVLLLDEPTNDLDVNTMRALEEALDSFAGCAMVVSHDRWFLDRVCTHILAFEADGEVMWYDGNWSEYAEWRRAKYGKDADTPHRGVYRKLER; via the coding sequence ATGGCAAAGACAACCGACGACAAAAAAATCATTTACACGATGGACCGCGTCTCGCGGAGCCACGGCACGAAACAGGTGCTCAAAGATATCAGCCTCTCCTACTTCTACGGAGCCAAGATCGGCGTGCTCGGTCTTAACGGTTCGGGAAAGTCGAGCCTGCTGAGGATTCTTGCAGGCACGGACACCGAATTCACCGGCGAAACAAGCTGCGCTCCCGGATACAGCATAGGATTCCTCGAACAGGAGCCCCATCTGGAAAGCGGAAAAACGGTGAAGGAAGTCGTATCCGAAGGCGTCAAGGAGACGATGGACCTCCTCGCCGAATTCGACGCCATCAACGAAGCGTTCGGGGATCCCGACTGCGACATGGACAAGCTGATGGACCGCCAGGCGAAGGTGCAGGAAAAACTCGACGCGTGCAACGCGTGGGAACTCGACAGCCAACTGGAACTCGCGATGGACGCGCTCCGCTGCCCGCCGGCCGACCAGATCGTGGACGTCCTCTCCGGAGGCGAACGAAGGCGCGTCGCGCTTTGCCGACTGCTCCTCCAGAAACCGGACATCCTGCTTTTGGACGAACCGACCAACCACCTCGACGCAGAAACCGTCGCCTGGCTCGAGCGCCACCTGCAGGCCTACGAAGGCACGATCATCGCGGTAACCCACGACCGCTACTTCCTCGACAACGTAGCCGGCTGGATACTCGAACTCGACCGCGGAGAAGGCATTCCCTGGAAGGGAAACTATTCCAGCTGGCTCGACCAGAAATCCAAGCGCCTCGCGCAGGAAGAAAAGGGCGAATCCGACCGCAGGAAACAGCTCGAGCGCGAACTTGAATGGATCAGCATGAGCCCGAAGGGCCGACACGCAAAGAGCAAGGCCCGCATAAACCAATACGAAAAACTCCTGTCCGAAGAGGGCAAGGAAAAGATCAAGGATACGAAGATATCGATCCCCGCCGGACCCCGCCTGGGCAACCTCGTCATCGAGGTGAACGACCTCTCCAAGAGCTACGGCGACAGGCTGCTCTTCGACAAGCTGAGCTTCCTCGTTCCGCCGGGAGCCATCGTCGGCATCATCGGGCCGAACGGAGCCGGAAAGACGACGCTGTTCAAGCTCATCGCCGGCGCCGCCGGACAGGAAGTCCCGACCGGCGGTCCGAACGGAGAGACGGGAATAGTCAAGCCGGATTCCGGAACGATCCGCCTCGGCGACACGGTGAAACTCACCTACGTCGACCAGATGCGCGGCAAGCTGGACCCGAATAAAACCGTATACGAACAGCTTTCCGGCGGTTACGATGTAATCAAGCTCGGTGCGATGGACGCGAACGGACGGCCGGTGAACGGCCCCATCCGCGAAGTAAACGCGCGCGCGTACTGCACCTGGTTCAACTTCTCCGGCGCGGACCAAAGCCGCAAGGTCGGCGTTCTTTCAGGCGGAGAGCGCAACCGCCTCAACCTTGCCATGATGGTCAAGGAAGCCGCAAACGTGCTGCTCCTCGACGAGCCGACGAACGACCTCGACGTGAACACCATGCGAGCCCTCGAGGAAGCGCTCGACTCCTTCGCCGGTTGCGCCATGGTGGTCAGCCACGACCGCTGGTTCCTGGACCGCGTATGCACCCATATTCTGGCCTTCGAAGCGGACGGAGAAGTAATGTGGTACGATGGAAACTGGAGCGAATACGCCGAATGGCGGCGAGCCAAATACGGAAAGGATGCTGATACTCCCCATCGCGGCGTCTACCGCAAACTGGAGCGCTGA